GGATCGGCCAGCCGGAGGAGATCTCGGCCACGGCCGTGCTGCTGGCGGGGCCGGGCGGCAGCTTCTATACGGGCGCCTGCCTCTCGCCCAATGGCGGGGATGTGATGCATTGAGCGCCGCTCTCGACATCCGGCCGATGCGGCCCGACGAGGTTCCGCTCGCGGTCGAATGGGCGGCGCGCGAGGGCTGGAATCCCGGCCTGAATGACGCCACGGCCTTCGGCGCGGCGGACCCGCAGGGCTTCCTCTGCGCGATGCGCGGCGGCGAGATGCTGGCCTGCATCACGGCGGTGAAGACCGGCGCCGATTTCGGCTTCATCGGCTTCTACATCGCGCGGCCGGATATCCGGGGGCAGGGGATCGGCTTCGCGCTGTGGCAGGCGGCCATGAAGCGCCTGGAGGGGCGCTGCATCGGCCTCGACGGCGTGGTGGCGCAGCAGGCGAACTACCGGAAGGTGGGCTTCACGCTGGCCTGGAACAATGCGCGCTATCAGGGGGCGGCGCCGCTGATCCCGCCAGGCGACGGCGTGCGGATGGTGGACGCGGCGGAGGTGGATTTCGCGGCTCTGCTGGCCTTCGATGCCGGCTGTTTCGGCACGCCACGCCCTGATTTCCTCCGTGCTTGGATCAGCACGCCCGGGCATCGCGCACGCGTTGCGCTGGGGCCATCCGGAATTGCGGGCTATGCCGTGCTGCGACCGTGCCTCGAGGGCTCGAAGCTTGCGCCGCTCTTCGCGCTGGAAGCGGCGGTGGCGCGCGCGCTGATCGCTGATCTCGCGCCGCATCGCGCACCCGGCCCCTTCATCCTCGACCTGCCCGAACCGCATGCCGAGGCGGTGGCGCTGGCGCAGGGGATGGGCTTGGAGAAGACTTTCGAGACGGCGCGGATGTACACACGCGAGCCGCCCGTGATGGCGCGTGAGCGCATCTTCGGGCTGACCAGCTTCGAACTGGGGTAGTCAGTCCACGATGAAGAGGGTGACGCCCGTCTCGGTGCGGGAGCGGTGCGGCGAATCCCCGAAGTCGGAGACCTGGTAACTCATGCCGGCCTTCATCGGGAAGGTGCGGCCGTCCTTCAGTTCTGAGACCATCTCGCCCTTCACGACGTAGATGATGTGGCCGCGGTCGCACCAATGGTCGGCGAGGTAGCCGGGCGAGTATTCGACGAGGCGGACGCGGATGTCGCCGATGTTGAGCGTGCGCCAATGGCCCATGCCCGTCTCGCCTGGGTGTTCCGTGCGCGGGACATCGTCCCAATCGGTCACGGTGAAGGGCAGGGGCGGGATCTTCATGAGGTGCCTGGAATGGAGGTGCAGGAACCTGAGGTTCCTGCCGGGATGCTCGAAGGGCGGAGCCCTTCGAGCATCCCTCAGTGGCTTTAGGCCAAGACGAAGACGGGAACGGGCGCCCCATCGCCTTCGGTCGCGCGGAACTTCACCTTCACCTTCTGTCCAACCTTCAGCGCGTCGAGGTCGCACTCGACGATGTTGGTCAGCATGGTGGGGCCTTCGGCCAGCGTCACATAGGCGACGCAGAAGGGTTCCTTCCCGCGCGCCACGCTGTAGCTGTAGATCACGCCGTCGCCCGAGGCTTCCACGAACTCGACATTGTTCGAGAGCGTGAAGGGCGAGACATGCCGCGGGTAGTGGAAGAGCTTGCCGGTATCCAGGCACTTGCCGAGGATCAGCTTGCCCGCGCGGCAGCCGTCGAAATAGACCTTGTTGTCCGGGCTCTCGGCCGGGGCCGCGGGGGTGCGGTCAAAGGACATGGTGGCCATGGTGATCACTCCCGCTCCAGGATGACGGTGCCGCAGCCATGCCGCGAACCGAGGTTGCCGCCCTTGCCGTTGGCGAGGACGAGATCGGCGTTCTTCACCTGCACGGCGGGGTGGGCTTCGCCGCGCGCCTGGCGCACCGCCTCGATCACCTTGGTCATGCCGCCGCGGTTGCTCGGGTGGTTGTTGCAGAGGCCGCCGCCATCCGTGTTGAAGGGCAGCTTGCCGACGCCCGAGATCAGGTTGCCATCGGCCACGAACTTGCCGCCCTGGCCCTTCTCGCAGAAGCCGAGATCCTCGATCTGCACGACGACGCTGATGGTGAAGCTGTCATAGATCGAGGCGTACTTGATGTCGGAAGGCTTCACGCCGGCCTTGTTGAAGGCCATCGGGCCCGACATCTTCGTGGCGGAGTAGGTGAGGTCGATCCCGCCGGCATTCTGGTGCTTGTAGGCCTCGCCCCAGCCCTTCACGCCGACCTTCGGGCGGTTGAGCGTGCGCGCGATTTCCGGCCGGGCGATGATCAGCGCGCCGCCGCCATCGGAGATGACGCAGCAGTCGAGGCGATGCAGCGGATCGGCCACCATGGGCGAATTCACCACGTCTTCCACGGTGACGACCTTGGGCAGCATCGCATGCGGGTTGTGCTGCGCATGGTGCGAGGCCGCGACCTTCACCCAGGCGAGCTGCTCGCTCGTCGTGCCGAACTCATACATGTGCCGCATGGCGACGTTGGCGTGCATCGTCGCGATGGTGCGGCCATAGGGCAGCTCGAAGCTCTCATCGGGCACGCCGACGCCGGCGGAGCGCACGGCGGTGCCGGTCTGCATGCCCTCGGCGCGCGGGCGGCCGGCCAGTGTGATCAGCGCCACGTTGCACTTGCCTGCGATGATGGCTTCCACCGCATGGCCGACATGGATGACGTAGGAGGAGCCGCCGCTTTCCGTCGTGTCGTAGTGGCGCAGCTTGTTGAGGCCCATGTAGTCGATCATGGACAGGCCACCCATGCCGGGCGCATCGCCCGCGCAGAAATAGCCATCAATGTCGGCGGCGGTCAGGCCGGCATCCTGCAGCGCGCCGTAGGCGACCTCGGCATGCAGCTGCGCGGTGGATTTCGTCTCGGCCTTGCGCGTCGGGTGCTCGAAAGCGCCCACGATGTAGGCGGGATTCTTCATGGGGCTCGGTGCCCTTTCCTGGCGATCATCGCATCCTCCCGGATGAGTGGTCCGCTGCCTTGTGGCGCGGCGGGAAGAGCCTCGCTTCCATGCCGCATTCCGTCAACCTCGCCTCAGCCGAGATTGAGCCGCCGCGCGAGGTCCCGATAGAGCGCGATCTGCGCCTCCACCATCGCGCGCATGGCTGCCCCGTCCAGGTAGCGCGGCACGCTGCCGGTG
This region of Sediminicoccus rosea genomic DNA includes:
- a CDS encoding GNAT family N-acetyltransferase yields the protein MSAALDIRPMRPDEVPLAVEWAAREGWNPGLNDATAFGAADPQGFLCAMRGGEMLACITAVKTGADFGFIGFYIARPDIRGQGIGFALWQAAMKRLEGRCIGLDGVVAQQANYRKVGFTLAWNNARYQGAAPLIPPGDGVRMVDAAEVDFAALLAFDAGCFGTPRPDFLRAWISTPGHRARVALGPSGIAGYAVLRPCLEGSKLAPLFALEAAVARALIADLAPHRAPGPFILDLPEPHAEAVALAQGMGLEKTFETARMYTREPPVMARERIFGLTSFELG
- a CDS encoding Zn-ribbon domain-containing OB-fold protein, with the protein product MATMSFDRTPAAPAESPDNKVYFDGCRAGKLILGKCLDTGKLFHYPRHVSPFTLSNNVEFVEASGDGVIYSYSVARGKEPFCVAYVTLAEGPTMLTNIVECDLDALKVGQKVKVKFRATEGDGAPVPVFVLA
- a CDS encoding thiolase domain-containing protein, giving the protein MKNPAYIVGAFEHPTRKAETKSTAQLHAEVAYGALQDAGLTAADIDGYFCAGDAPGMGGLSMIDYMGLNKLRHYDTTESGGSSYVIHVGHAVEAIIAGKCNVALITLAGRPRAEGMQTGTAVRSAGVGVPDESFELPYGRTIATMHANVAMRHMYEFGTTSEQLAWVKVAASHHAQHNPHAMLPKVVTVEDVVNSPMVADPLHRLDCCVISDGGGALIIARPEIARTLNRPKVGVKGWGEAYKHQNAGGIDLTYSATKMSGPMAFNKAGVKPSDIKYASIYDSFTISVVVQIEDLGFCEKGQGGKFVADGNLISGVGKLPFNTDGGGLCNNHPSNRGGMTKVIEAVRQARGEAHPAVQVKNADLVLANGKGGNLGSRHGCGTVILERE
- a CDS encoding DHCW motif cupin fold protein, which gives rise to MKIPPLPFTVTDWDDVPRTEHPGETGMGHWRTLNIGDIRVRLVEYSPGYLADHWCDRGHIIYVVKGEMVSELKDGRTFPMKAGMSYQVSDFGDSPHRSRTETGVTLFIVD